The Neomonachus schauinslandi chromosome 11, ASM220157v2, whole genome shotgun sequence genome contains a region encoding:
- the SYT13 gene encoding synaptotagmin-13 isoform X2, giving the protein MEAWNPEKAASWNQAPKLHYRVDYDQQKAELFVTRLEAVTGDHDGGCDCYVQGSVANRTGTVEAQTALKKRRRHTTWEEGLALPLAEEELPTATLLLTLRTCDRFSRHSVLGELRLGLDGGSVPLGAAQWGELKTSVKEPSAGTGEVLLSISYLPAANRLLVVLIKAKNLHSNQSKALLGKDVSVKVTLKHQMQKLKKKQTKRAKHKINPVWNEMIMFELPDELLQASSVELEVLGQDEEGQSCALGHCSLGLHASGSERSHWEEMLKNPRRQIAMWHQLHL; this is encoded by the exons ATGGAGGCCTGGAACCCGGAGAAGGCCGCCAGTTGGAACCAAGCCCCCAAACTTCACTACCGCGTGGACTATGACCAGCAGAAGGCAGAACTGTTTGTGACTCGTCTGGaag CTGTGACCGGCGACCACGACGGAGGCTGTGACTGCTACGTCCAAGGCAGCGTGGCCAACAGGACCGGCACGGTGGAGGCCCAGACGGCCCTGAAGAAGCGGCGGCGGCACACCACCTGGGAGGAAGGCCTGGCGCTCCCCCTGGCGGAGGAGGAGCTCCCCACAGCCACGCTGCTGCTGACCCTGCGGACCTGCGACCGCTTCTCCCGCCACAGCGTGCTCGGGGAGCTCCGCCTGGGCCTGGACGGGGGGTCTGTGCCTCTGGGGGCCGCCCAGTGGGGTGAGCTGAAGACTTCCGTTAAG GAGCCCTCTGCGGGAACTGGAGAGGTCCTTCTGTCCATCAGCTACCTCCCGGCTGCCAACCGCCTCCTGGTCGTGCTCATTAAGGCCAAGAACCTCCATTCTAACCAGTCCAAGGCACTCCTGGGGAAGG atGTCTCTGTCAAGGTGACCTTAAAGCACCAGATGCAGAAGCTGAAGAAGAAGCAGACAAAACGGGCCAAGCACAAGATCAACCCCGTATGGAACGAGATGATCATGTTCGAGCTGCCCGATGAGCTGCTGCAGGCCTCCAGCGTGGAGCTGGAGGTGCTGGGCCAggatgaggaggggcagagctgTGCGCTTGGCCACTGCAGCCTGGGCCTGCACGCCTCGGGCTCTGAGCGCAGCCACTGGGAAGAGATGCTCAAGAACCCTCGCCGGCAGATCGCCATGTGGCACCAACTGCACCTGTAA